One genomic segment of Nitrospirota bacterium includes these proteins:
- the gyrB gene encoding DNA topoisomerase (ATP-hydrolyzing) subunit B gives MEEQYTAENIKVLEGLEAVRKRPSMYIGNTGTEGLHHLVYEVVDNSIDESMAGYCENIEVIVHIDNSVTVIDNGRGIPVDMHPTQNRPAAEVVLTVLHAGGKFDNETYKVSGGLHGVGVSVVNALTEWLELEIKRDGSVYQQRYERGTPVTPLNIVGKTKKCGTKITFKPDTEIFEYTEYSFDTLAHRLRELAFLNKGLEISIADERTGKTGLYKYKGGIVQFVDHLNGNKNSIHNPVYITAEKGGVILEAAIQYNDSYAENLFSFANNINTKEGGTHLIGFKTALTRTINNYASGNNMLKGETLTGDDIREGLTAVVSIKLPNPQFEGQTKTKLGNSEIKGLVEAVVNEQLGTFFEENPSIARKIVDKSLNAARAREAARKAKELIRRKNAMDGGNLPGKLADCSEKDPEFCELFLVEGDSAGGSAKQGRDRRNQAILPLRGKILNVEKARFDKILSSEEIRTIITALGTGIGTEDFDLSRARYRKIIIMTDADVDGAHIRTLILTFFYRQMPQLIENKYIYIAQPPLFKVSRQKAEQYIKDENGLNSFLIKTASNEIELLDKEKNSWIKGERLEKLLSKLVTYKSLIDQMSKKQNDPDVMSTLTQSDIDKESLKDRNIVEGLIAKIKDRFTSRRPGDSLNVETITDEEHKSYRLEIEIRRSGVHQTMIIDEDFISSPEFRELKALAPGKTGLGTAPYKVRSQDMEHTLETSSSLLSFVMETSKKGLNIQRYKGLGEMNPGQLWETTMNPESRTLLQVTLEDSVVADEIFTILMGDQVEPRRKFIEDNAREVKNLDV, from the coding sequence ATGGAAGAACAATATACTGCAGAAAACATAAAGGTGCTGGAAGGGCTGGAGGCGGTAAGGAAGCGTCCTTCCATGTATATAGGCAACACCGGCACTGAGGGTCTCCATCACCTGGTTTATGAGGTTGTTGATAACAGCATTGATGAGTCAATGGCCGGCTACTGCGAGAACATTGAGGTTATTGTCCATATTGATAACAGTGTTACAGTGATTGATAATGGAAGGGGCATCCCTGTTGACATGCACCCCACACAGAACAGGCCGGCTGCAGAGGTAGTGCTTACTGTATTGCATGCCGGCGGAAAATTTGATAATGAGACCTATAAGGTATCAGGCGGTCTTCACGGGGTAGGAGTGTCGGTTGTTAATGCCCTGACAGAGTGGCTTGAGCTGGAGATTAAAAGGGACGGTTCTGTTTATCAACAGAGATATGAGCGGGGGACTCCGGTTACCCCCCTCAACATCGTGGGCAAGACAAAGAAGTGCGGCACAAAGATTACATTCAAGCCAGATACGGAAATATTTGAATATACAGAGTACAGCTTCGACACGCTCGCACACAGGTTGCGGGAACTGGCCTTCCTGAATAAGGGGCTTGAGATCTCAATTGCAGATGAGCGTACGGGAAAGACAGGCCTTTATAAATACAAGGGCGGGATTGTTCAGTTTGTGGATCATTTGAACGGGAACAAGAATTCCATTCATAATCCCGTATATATAACTGCTGAAAAAGGGGGGGTAATACTTGAGGCCGCCATACAGTATAACGACAGCTACGCTGAAAACCTCTTCTCTTTTGCAAACAACATAAATACCAAAGAGGGCGGGACCCACCTTATTGGTTTTAAGACAGCCCTTACACGGACGATCAATAACTATGCCTCAGGGAATAATATGCTGAAGGGTGAGACACTGACTGGTGATGATATCAGAGAGGGTCTGACTGCGGTGGTCAGCATTAAACTCCCTAATCCACAGTTTGAAGGACAAACCAAGACTAAACTTGGCAACAGTGAGATAAAGGGGCTGGTAGAAGCGGTAGTCAATGAACAGCTGGGGACATTCTTTGAAGAGAATCCCTCTATTGCGAGGAAGATAGTTGACAAGTCATTGAATGCCGCAAGGGCAAGGGAGGCCGCGAGAAAGGCAAAAGAGCTTATCAGGAGAAAAAATGCAATGGATGGAGGCAATCTGCCGGGGAAACTTGCGGATTGCTCTGAAAAAGACCCTGAATTCTGTGAATTGTTCCTGGTTGAAGGAGATTCTGCAGGCGGTTCTGCCAAACAGGGCAGGGACAGGCGAAATCAGGCGATATTGCCGCTCCGGGGGAAGATATTAAATGTTGAAAAGGCACGTTTTGACAAGATATTATCCAGTGAAGAAATAAGAACGATCATTACTGCTTTGGGCACAGGTATAGGGACTGAGGATTTTGATCTGTCGAGGGCGAGGTACCGCAAGATAATTATTATGACAGATGCTGATGTGGACGGGGCTCACATAAGAACCCTCATCCTGACATTTTTCTACAGGCAGATGCCTCAGCTTATTGAGAATAAATATATCTATATAGCTCAGCCCCCGCTGTTTAAGGTATCAAGACAAAAGGCGGAGCAGTATATCAAAGATGAGAATGGGCTTAATAGTTTCCTGATTAAGACTGCCTCGAATGAGATAGAACTGCTGGATAAGGAGAAAAACTCCTGGATAAAGGGAGAGAGGCTTGAAAAGCTTCTGAGCAAGCTGGTTACTTATAAGAGTCTTATTGATCAGATGTCAAAAAAGCAGAATGACCCTGATGTAATGAGTACACTGACACAGTCAGACATAGACAAGGAGTCATTGAAAGACCGTAATATAGTGGAAGGGCTTATTGCAAAGATCAAGGATAGGTTTACGTCGCGTCGGCCCGGAGATTCTTTAAATGTTGAGACTATAACTGATGAGGAGCACAAATCGTACAGGCTGGAGATTGAAATCAGAAGATCCGGGGTGCATCAGACAATGATTATTGATGAAGACTTCATCTCCTCACCTGAATTCAGGGAGTTGAAGGCCCTGGCACCGGGAAAGACCGGACTAGGCACTGCGCCCTATAAGGTGCGCTCTCAGGACATGGAGCATACCCTGGAGACATCTTCATCGCTCCTTTCATTTGTAATGGAAACAAGTAAGAAGGGTCTTAACATACAACGTTATAAAGGTCTGGGGGAAATGAACCCGGGTCAATTGTGGGAGACCACAATGAACCCGGAAAGCAGGACACTGCTCCAGGTTACACTGGAAGACAGCGTAGTGGCTGATGAGATCTTTACAATACTTATGGGAGATCAGGTAGAGCCGCGAAGGAAGTTTATTGAGGATAATGCGAGGGAAGTTAAGAACTTAGATGTGTAG
- the dnaA gene encoding chromosomal replication initiator protein DnaA, with product MDIWELSLSEIENIITKQSFDNWFRNTRLHSLKEDFMEVGVPNIFLGNWLRDHFMDVIKNTVKKVAGKEIDVDFVVCEDMKEALTDSAPAVSLKKKKDERLNPKYTFDSFVIGPSNQFAHAATRAVAENPGAGYNPLFIYSGVGLGKTHLLNAIGNHIMAEKPSYRILYVSSEQFTNEVIQSILNNKTTELRNKYRNNIDVLLMDDIQFIAGKDRTVEEFFYTFNTLYEAHKQIVITSDRFPKDIQHIDERLRSRFEWGLLADIQPPDIETRIAILKKKAAGEFPHVNFPDDVAMFLAENIKTNVRELEGALIRLGAFSSLTGQELSYELAKRIFKDIIREREEKITVEKIQKVITSHFNIKMVDLKSKKRTKTLVIPRQIAMYLSREILKMSFPEIGRLFGGKDHSTVIYSCNLIEKQKVDDPNMVYLIEDLIKKIKE from the coding sequence ATGGATATTTGGGAATTAAGTCTCTCTGAAATAGAAAACATAATAACAAAACAGAGTTTTGATAACTGGTTTCGTAACACCAGGCTCCACTCTTTAAAAGAAGATTTTATGGAGGTAGGTGTTCCGAATATATTTCTTGGCAACTGGCTGCGGGACCACTTTATGGATGTTATTAAGAATACGGTAAAAAAAGTTGCGGGAAAAGAAATTGATGTAGATTTCGTAGTCTGTGAGGATATGAAAGAGGCTCTTACAGACTCAGCTCCTGCCGTAAGCCTGAAGAAAAAGAAAGATGAAAGACTAAATCCAAAGTATACCTTTGATTCATTTGTAATTGGCCCGAGCAATCAGTTTGCTCATGCTGCAACAAGGGCCGTTGCTGAAAATCCCGGCGCCGGTTATAATCCATTATTTATATACAGCGGTGTTGGTCTTGGAAAGACACACCTTCTCAATGCCATAGGAAACCATATTATGGCGGAAAAACCTTCATACAGGATTCTTTATGTATCTTCCGAGCAATTTACCAATGAGGTTATTCAGTCTATTCTTAACAACAAGACGACTGAACTGAGGAATAAATACAGAAACAACATAGATGTTTTGCTGATGGATGATATTCAGTTTATAGCCGGCAAAGACCGGACTGTTGAAGAATTCTTCTACACCTTTAATACCCTGTATGAGGCACATAAACAGATAGTTATTACAAGTGACCGTTTTCCCAAGGATATACAGCATATAGATGAAAGACTCCGTTCAAGGTTTGAATGGGGATTGCTGGCGGATATACAACCGCCGGATATAGAGACGAGGATTGCCATACTTAAAAAGAAGGCAGCAGGGGAATTCCCTCATGTAAATTTTCCGGATGATGTTGCAATGTTTCTGGCTGAGAATATTAAGACCAACGTTCGGGAGTTGGAGGGGGCATTGATAAGACTGGGTGCCTTCTCATCCCTGACAGGGCAGGAGCTTTCCTATGAGCTTGCAAAGCGGATATTTAAAGATATTATCAGGGAGAGGGAAGAAAAGATAACAGTAGAGAAGATCCAGAAGGTAATAACTTCACATTTTAATATAAAGATGGTGGATCTTAAGTCAAAGAAAAGGACAAAGACACTGGTTATTCCGCGGCAGATAGCTATGTACTTAAGCAGGGAGATCCTGAAGATGTCTTTTCCTGAAATAGGAAGGCTGTTTGGGGGAAAGGACCATTCTACGGTTATATATTCCTGCAATCTGATTGAAAAACAGAAGGTGGATGATCCCAATATGGTTTATTTGATAGAGGATTTGATCAAGAAGATTAAAGAGTAA
- a CDS encoding peptidyl-prolyl cis-trans isomerase has product MKSIKIIFIIFLFSFTILHNSYASEDRIIAVVNDDIITLSELNTADTRIFKSTSLSFLIEKKLQLQAAKKKGMSVTNSEFEDALNDVKKMNGFSSDDEMRNALLKEGVSFEDYKRELSEQLLILKVINREVKSKISVSDKDVENYYQSHKGNFKVQESIRIGYVNVPLKTLDSEDEERSALRKITSILTDLKNNISLSELKRRYSDSKDINFVNDLGFVKKGDLMPEIENPAFNLKEGEISDVIKTSKGFYIIKKIEVKKTEFKPIDAVKDIIRDAVFQDKSESAYKDWIYNLKTSSYINIYI; this is encoded by the coding sequence ATGAAATCTATTAAAATCATTTTTATAATTTTTCTATTCTCATTTACCATTCTTCATAATTCATATGCATCTGAAGACCGTATTATTGCTGTAGTTAACGATGATATTATCACTCTAAGCGAATTAAATACAGCAGATACCAGGATATTTAAGTCAACATCCTTGTCTTTCTTGATTGAAAAAAAATTACAGCTTCAGGCGGCAAAAAAAAAGGGGATGTCGGTAACCAATAGTGAGTTTGAAGATGCACTTAATGATGTAAAAAAAATGAACGGATTTTCTTCCGATGACGAGATGAGGAATGCTTTATTGAAAGAGGGTGTCTCATTTGAAGATTATAAGAGAGAATTATCCGAGCAGTTATTAATACTTAAGGTTATAAACAGGGAGGTTAAATCCAAGATTTCTGTAAGTGACAAGGATGTAGAAAATTATTATCAGTCACATAAAGGTAATTTCAAGGTCCAGGAGAGCATAAGAATTGGTTATGTAAATGTGCCATTGAAAACATTAGACTCTGAGGATGAGGAAAGGTCGGCATTAAGAAAGATTACAAGTATTCTTACTGACCTTAAGAATAACATATCCCTGTCTGAACTCAAGAGAAGGTATTCTGATTCAAAGGATATAAACTTTGTAAATGACCTTGGTTTCGTTAAGAAGGGTGATTTAATGCCTGAAATTGAAAATCCTGCCTTCAATCTGAAGGAAGGCGAGATCAGTGATGTAATAAAGACCTCAAAAGGTTTTTACATAATTAAGAAGATTGAAGTAAAAAAGACTGAATTTAAACCCATAGATGCGGTTAAAGATATAATAAGGGATGCTGTATTTCAGGATAAGAGTGAGAGTGCCTACAAAGACTGGATATATAATCTAAAAACCTCTTCTTATATTAATATTTATATATAA
- the dnaN gene encoding DNA polymerase III subunit beta yields the protein MKLQIEKGVLLLGLQRVQGIIDRRSTVPILSNILLEGKVSTSESRHATLDIIATDLEIGMRGSYPAQINGEGAIAVSGRKIYDIVRELPDGIVDISVEDGKLLTVRAGKSLFKITGFNKEDFPTLPEVTENEMIEVESRILGDMINKTIFAVADADARHVLNGALLEFENEEGKMAAIRMVGTDGHRLALCERRLGTAGASEKTGSASRSQTIIPKKTLHEMRRFLDVNENIKLGIGEKELSLKGEDIFITSRLIDGIYPNYKQVIPKGGDQIIRINRQMFMNVIKRISVMSREKTKALLVEFAQNKAILKSRDPEIGEAVEDIDIRYEGKGLTVSLNYQYLLDALGSMEDEEVIIETQTGLTPCIIKQEKDPCHLCIVMPMRVQDGE from the coding sequence ATGAAACTTCAAATTGAAAAAGGTGTCTTATTGTTAGGGCTTCAGAGGGTTCAGGGTATTATTGACAGGAGAAGCACTGTGCCAATACTGTCCAATATCCTGCTTGAAGGTAAGGTATCAACCTCTGAGTCCAGGCACGCAACCCTTGACATCATTGCAACTGATCTTGAAATCGGAATGAGGGGCTCTTATCCGGCACAGATCAATGGGGAAGGGGCGATTGCGGTTTCCGGGCGGAAAATTTATGATATAGTAAGGGAACTTCCGGATGGAATAGTAGATATTTCTGTTGAAGATGGGAAGCTGTTAACTGTAAGGGCAGGCAAGAGCCTTTTCAAAATAACAGGCTTTAATAAAGAGGATTTTCCAACACTTCCCGAGGTGACGGAAAATGAGATGATCGAGGTAGAATCCCGGATATTAGGGGATATGATTAATAAGACCATCTTTGCAGTTGCAGATGCAGATGCAAGACATGTCTTGAACGGCGCCTTGCTTGAATTTGAAAACGAGGAAGGAAAAATGGCTGCAATACGCATGGTTGGTACAGATGGCCACAGGCTTGCCCTGTGTGAGAGGCGCCTGGGGACGGCTGGGGCCAGTGAAAAAACAGGTAGTGCATCAAGGTCTCAAACCATCATCCCCAAAAAGACATTACATGAGATGCGCAGATTTTTGGATGTAAATGAAAATATAAAGCTTGGTATAGGCGAAAAAGAGCTTTCATTAAAGGGAGAAGACATTTTCATAACATCTCGGCTTATAGATGGAATTTATCCAAACTACAAACAGGTCATTCCAAAAGGCGGGGACCAGATCATCAGGATTAACAGGCAGATGTTTATGAATGTTATAAAACGTATTTCAGTGATGTCCCGTGAAAAGACTAAGGCATTGCTGGTCGAGTTTGCTCAGAACAAGGCAATATTGAAATCCAGGGACCCGGAAATTGGTGAGGCCGTAGAGGATATTGATATACGGTATGAGGGTAAAGGGCTCACAGTAAGCCTTAACTACCAGTATTTACTTGATGCGCTCGGTTCAATGGAAGATGAAGAAGTGATTATTGAGACACAGACCGGTCTGACCCCCTGCATAATTAAGCAGGAAAAGGACCCCTGCCATCTGTGTATAGTTATGCCGATGAGGGTCCAGGACGGCGAATAG
- a CDS encoding peptidylprolyl isomerase, giving the protein MMKKRVLFLSVVMFSAMTLTFTSCSQKKEAAKVGSSEPVLAKINNTEITLADFNERLKEYPSVAHGGTLDMETKKGFLDNLIVRELLYQESLREGLDKDKETAAMLEEMKKRLLVEKYFKKELDGDMKISEEELKKYYDEHPDEAKAPVEIRASHILLKTREEAEAVLAKLKAGAKFEDLAKSSSIDTGSKVRGGDLGYFHSGVMVPEFEEAAFKLQKGETSGLVETRFGFHIIKVTDRRTGKEKSFDEAKAELEQKLLKKKKKEKFDNLVAGLKSKANITIKEDLLK; this is encoded by the coding sequence ATGATGAAGAAAAGAGTTTTATTTTTATCTGTAGTAATGTTTTCTGCAATGACCTTAACGTTTACTTCCTGTTCGCAAAAGAAGGAGGCTGCCAAGGTCGGCAGCAGCGAACCGGTACTGGCTAAGATCAATAATACGGAGATTACACTGGCAGACTTCAATGAGCGCCTTAAGGAATATCCATCTGTGGCACATGGTGGAACCCTTGACATGGAGACCAAGAAAGGTTTTCTGGATAATTTGATTGTACGGGAACTATTATACCAGGAATCTCTCCGTGAAGGCCTTGACAAGGACAAGGAAACAGCAGCTATGCTCGAAGAGATGAAAAAGAGGCTGCTCGTTGAAAAGTATTTTAAAAAAGAGCTGGATGGAGATATGAAAATTTCAGAAGAGGAATTAAAAAAATATTATGATGAGCACCCTGACGAGGCAAAGGCCCCGGTTGAGATCAGGGCAAGTCACATACTTTTAAAGACTCGCGAAGAGGCAGAGGCTGTTCTGGCAAAACTTAAGGCCGGCGCTAAATTTGAAGATCTTGCAAAGTCATCTTCTATTGATACAGGGAGTAAGGTACGCGGCGGTGATCTTGGTTATTTTCACTCAGGGGTTATGGTACCTGAATTTGAAGAAGCGGCTTTTAAATTACAGAAAGGCGAGACAAGCGGTCTTGTTGAGACACGTTTTGGTTTTCATATCATCAAGGTAACTGACAGGAGGACCGGAAAAGAGAAAAGTTTTGATGAGGCTAAAGCAGAATTGGAACAGAAGCTCTTAAAGAAAAAGAAGAAGGAAAAATTTGATAATCTTGTAGCCGGGCTTAAATCAAAGGCAAATATTACTATTAAGGAAGACCTTTTAAAGTAA
- the gyrA gene encoding DNA gyrase subunit A, whose translation MRSSYLDYAMSVIVGRALPDVRDGLKPVHRRVLFAMHEMGVAWNRPYKKSARIVGDVIGKYHPHGDVAVYDTAVRLAQDFSMRYPLIDGQGNFGSVDGDPPAAMRYTEIRMDRITSEMLADIDKETVDFAPNYDGSMEEPVVLPAKVPNLLINGASGIAVGMATNIPPHNLGEIVDGLIMYIENPDITVDELSGVIKGPDFPTAGFIHGLTGIRDAYRTGRGIVQMRARALIETNQRTDRESIIVTEIPYQVNKAKLIETIAGLVRDKRIEGISEVRDESDREGMRIVVEVKRGEQSAIILNHLYKHTQMQSSFGIIMLALVNNQPRVLNLKEMLRYFVEHRREVVVRRSQFELRKAEARAHILEGLKIALDNLDEIISLIKRSRTPDEAKGALIERFTLSVIQAQAILDMRLQRLTGLEREKLEEEYRQLIELIAYLNSVLASEALVMKIITDELKQIREAYSDPRRTEIVPETREIDIEDLIVEEDMVITISNTGYIKRNPVTIYRSQKRGGKGKIGMETKEEDFVEHLFVASTHDHLFFFTDSGKVYSIKVHQLPEAGRHAKGKAIVNLLQLNKDERVTAVLPVKVFSENEYIVMATIKGVIKKTPINAYSNIRVGGIIGILLDEGDKLGSVRITTGNQEILLSTHNGMSIRFNEEDVRTIGRVGRGVKGINLDEDDFVVGMEIVQDNSSILTVTERGYGKRTNLSEYRMQSRGGKGILTIKVTQKNGKAMSAIQVTEDDEIMILTSAGMIIRMKTKDISIIGRNTQGVKLINIEDTDKVVGVVKLAEREDEEVV comes from the coding sequence ATGCGGTCTTCGTATCTTGACTATGCTATGAGCGTTATTGTTGGAAGGGCGCTTCCGGATGTAAGAGATGGCCTGAAACCTGTTCACAGGCGTGTCCTGTTTGCCATGCATGAGATGGGTGTTGCATGGAACAGGCCGTATAAAAAGTCAGCAAGGATCGTCGGTGATGTAATAGGTAAGTATCATCCGCATGGTGATGTTGCGGTATACGACACTGCTGTCAGGCTCGCACAGGACTTCTCGATGAGATACCCGCTGATTGATGGTCAGGGTAACTTTGGTTCTGTTGACGGCGACCCTCCTGCGGCAATGCGTTATACCGAGATCAGGATGGACAGGATCACCAGTGAGATGCTGGCTGATATAGATAAAGAGACCGTTGACTTCGCCCCCAATTATGATGGCTCCATGGAAGAGCCGGTAGTCCTTCCTGCAAAGGTCCCTAATCTCCTGATCAATGGTGCGTCAGGAATTGCCGTAGGTATGGCGACAAACATACCGCCGCATAATCTTGGTGAGATTGTAGACGGATTGATTATGTATATAGAAAATCCGGACATAACGGTGGATGAGCTGTCAGGGGTTATAAAAGGCCCTGATTTTCCAACGGCAGGTTTTATTCATGGCCTTACCGGCATCCGGGATGCATACAGGACCGGCAGGGGTATTGTTCAGATGAGGGCGAGGGCGCTTATCGAGACAAATCAAAGGACAGACAGGGAGAGTATCATTGTAACGGAGATCCCGTATCAGGTGAACAAGGCTAAGCTGATTGAAACCATTGCAGGTCTTGTGAGGGATAAGAGGATTGAGGGGATCTCTGAGGTGAGGGATGAGTCAGACCGCGAAGGAATGCGCATAGTAGTTGAAGTAAAGCGCGGGGAGCAGTCAGCTATTATCCTTAATCATTTATATAAACATACGCAGATGCAGAGCAGTTTCGGTATCATCATGCTGGCCCTCGTAAATAATCAGCCCAGGGTGCTGAATCTGAAAGAGATGCTCCGTTATTTTGTAGAACACCGAAGAGAGGTGGTTGTCCGGCGGAGCCAGTTTGAGCTGCGTAAGGCAGAGGCAAGGGCACATATATTAGAGGGACTCAAGATTGCGCTGGATAATCTTGATGAGATAATAAGTCTGATAAAAAGATCAAGGACGCCTGATGAGGCAAAGGGAGCCCTGATCGAGCGCTTTACCCTTTCGGTTATACAGGCCCAGGCAATTCTCGATATGAGGCTGCAGAGACTGACAGGTCTCGAGCGCGAAAAACTTGAAGAAGAATACAGACAGCTTATTGAGCTGATAGCATATCTGAATTCAGTGCTTGCAAGTGAAGCCCTCGTGATGAAGATTATAACAGATGAGCTTAAACAAATAAGAGAGGCCTATTCAGACCCGCGGAGGACTGAGATTGTCCCCGAGACAAGAGAGATTGATATAGAAGACCTTATAGTGGAAGAGGATATGGTTATTACGATATCCAACACAGGCTATATCAAGAGAAATCCGGTTACTATTTACAGAAGCCAGAAGAGGGGCGGTAAGGGTAAGATAGGGATGGAGACAAAGGAAGAGGATTTTGTTGAACACCTCTTTGTGGCATCCACCCATGACCACCTATTCTTTTTTACTGACAGCGGAAAGGTCTATAGTATTAAGGTACACCAGCTGCCCGAGGCCGGGAGGCATGCTAAGGGCAAGGCCATAGTAAATCTCCTTCAGCTCAACAAGGATGAACGCGTTACTGCTGTGCTTCCTGTAAAGGTCTTCAGTGAGAATGAATATATTGTAATGGCGACTATCAAGGGTGTGATAAAAAAGACCCCTATTAATGCTTACAGCAATATCAGGGTTGGGGGCATTATAGGAATACTGCTCGATGAAGGTGATAAATTAGGGTCTGTCAGGATTACAACAGGCAATCAGGAGATCCTGCTCAGCACTCATAATGGTATGTCAATCCGCTTCAATGAGGAAGATGTAAGGACAATAGGCAGGGTTGGCAGGGGTGTGAAGGGGATTAATCTTGATGAAGATGATTTTGTCGTGGGTATGGAGATAGTTCAGGACAATTCTTCTATCCTGACGGTAACTGAACGGGGCTATGGGAAAAGGACAAACCTGTCGGAATACAGGATGCAGAGCCGCGGAGGCAAAGGTATCCTGACGATCAAGGTCACCCAGAAAAATGGCAAGGCCATGTCAGCCATTCAGGTAACTGAAGATGATGAGATTATGATACTTACTTCAGCGGGTATGATAATCAGGATGAAGACTAAAGATATATCTATTATTGGCCGTAATACTCAGGGTGTAAAACTCATCAATATAGAAGATACTGATAAAGTTGTTGGTGTAGTAAAATTAGCAGAGAGGGAAGATGAAGAGGTTGTCTAA